The genomic interval CCTCGAAGGCCAGCGCGCTTCCCCCCGCACTCAGCCGGTCCACCGTGTCGATGAGATACGTCTCGGCGGCGGGCGGCAGATAGAACAGCAGGCCCTCGACCAGCCAGACGCTCGGCGCGGCGGGGTCGAAGCCGGCGCCGGGCAGGGCGCCGGCCCAGTCGGCGCGCAGATCCATCGGCACCGGTACGCGTGCCGCCTTCGGGGTGGCCGAAAGACCGCCGAGCACCTGGTGCTTGAACGCCAGGACCTCTGCCCGGTCGATCTCGAAGACCACACAGCCGGGAGGCCAGGCGAGCCGGTACGCACGCGAGTCCAGCCCCGCCCCGAGAAGGACCACCTGGCGGACGTTCCCCGCGTGCACCGACCGGAGGAGGAAGTCGTCGAGGACCCGCGTCCGCAGCCCGAAGTACCGGGCGAACCGCCCCCACAGCGGGTTCCGGTCCCCGTCCGGGACCTCCCTCGGGTGGACCGGCCACCCCTTGGACGCCGGGGCCGCGAGCACGAAGTGCTCCGCGAAGACGTCCCGCGCCAGGCTGTCGGGGCGATGTGTCTCGATGGCCCGCGCCGCGGCGACCAGGAGAGCGGTCGCACCGACTCCTCCCGCCACACCCTCGACACCGTCGTTCCGATGAGCCGTGTCGACCATGTGCACTCCCTTGGGGTTGTTGGAGACGACGAACAGCGAGCAGAGCGAAGAGGCAGCCGGC from Streptomyces sp. CA-278952 carries:
- a CDS encoding class I SAM-dependent methyltransferase, giving the protein MVDTAHRNDGVEGVAGGVGATALLVAAARAIETHRPDSLARDVFAEHFVLAAPASKGWPVHPREVPDGDRNPLWGRFARYFGLRTRVLDDFLLRSVHAGNVRQVVLLGAGLDSRAYRLAWPPGCVVFEIDRAEVLAFKHQVLGGLSATPKAARVPVPMDLRADWAGALPGAGFDPAAPSVWLVEGLLFYLPPAAETYLIDTVDRLSAGGSALAFEVKLDKDLLEYRDSPLYTATHQQIGIDLLDLFDRSPRPDSAGKLTDTGWSTSVRTPFDFTRLHGRGPLPEPDDALAGNRWVFADKPRR